Proteins from a genomic interval of Rhodothermus marinus:
- a CDS encoding S9 family peptidase gives MRHAVFSLLLLLVIAPASRAQSDRLTLERYLEWEDVNDPQISPDGRRIVFTRRWVDKQKDRWQSALWIMNADGSQQRFLVEGSSPRWSPDGTRIAFIAEDENGRPQIFVKWVDLPEPPTQLTHLTEAPGSITWSPDGRMIAFTMNVPVEVRWNVDLPKPPEGATWTKPPRLVRRLHYRADRRGFMEEAYTHLFVIPAEGGTPRQLTEGTWHVGPRFDGLPAGATLSWTPDGRTIVFDGFKASADSVDRNYRNAHLYAIDVATRQLRQLTREPGRWTQPAVSPDGRWVAFTGYAETRQTYHAADLWLMPLDGSTAPRNLTRTLDRDVSNLHWAPDGSGVYFTIDDRGTRNVYFASVRGEVRQVTRGVHMLTLSSIARNGIAVGVRTSYHEPDDVVRFMLDRPDQIERLTAVNDDVLQDVKLGEVEEIWYASRDGTRIQGWIVKPPDFEPSQKYPLILHIHGGPHAMYNVGFNYSFQNFAANGYVVLYTNPRGSTGYGTEFGAAISQAYPGVDHEDLMAGVDAVLARGYIDPDRLFVTGCSGGGVLSSWAIGQTDRFAAAAVRCPVTDWISMAGTTDVPLFTFNWFDRPFWEDPSDWLARSPLMLAGRVKTPTLLMTGELDLRTPMSQTEEYYVALKMRGVPVVLLRFHEEYHGTGSRPSNFMRTQAYIMDWFEKKGRIPGVTVEAEE, from the coding sequence ATGCGTCACGCAGTCTTTTCCCTGCTGCTCCTGCTGGTGATTGCTCCGGCAAGCCGTGCGCAATCGGACCGACTGACGCTGGAGCGCTACCTGGAATGGGAAGACGTCAACGATCCGCAGATTTCACCCGACGGACGGCGTATCGTCTTCACGCGTCGCTGGGTGGACAAGCAGAAGGACCGCTGGCAATCGGCACTCTGGATCATGAATGCCGATGGTTCGCAGCAGCGGTTTCTGGTCGAGGGAAGCTCGCCGCGCTGGTCGCCGGATGGCACGCGGATCGCTTTTATTGCCGAGGACGAAAACGGCCGGCCGCAGATTTTCGTCAAGTGGGTCGATCTTCCCGAGCCACCCACGCAGTTGACGCACCTGACGGAAGCGCCGGGTAGCATCACCTGGTCGCCGGACGGCCGGATGATCGCCTTCACGATGAACGTGCCGGTCGAGGTGCGCTGGAACGTCGACTTACCCAAGCCGCCCGAAGGAGCCACGTGGACCAAGCCGCCCCGGCTTGTGCGGCGCCTGCACTATCGGGCCGACCGCCGCGGTTTCATGGAAGAAGCCTACACGCACCTGTTTGTGATCCCGGCCGAGGGCGGCACGCCCCGTCAACTCACCGAGGGCACCTGGCACGTGGGACCGCGCTTTGACGGACTTCCGGCCGGTGCGACGCTGAGCTGGACCCCGGACGGACGCACGATCGTCTTCGACGGGTTCAAGGCCTCGGCCGACTCGGTGGACCGCAATTACCGGAACGCCCACCTTTATGCCATTGATGTGGCCACGCGGCAGCTTCGCCAGCTCACCCGCGAGCCGGGACGCTGGACGCAGCCGGCCGTCTCGCCGGACGGGCGCTGGGTGGCCTTCACCGGCTATGCCGAGACGCGCCAGACCTACCATGCCGCCGATCTCTGGCTGATGCCGCTCGACGGCAGCACCGCGCCGCGCAATCTGACCCGAACGCTCGACCGGGACGTAAGCAATCTGCACTGGGCCCCCGATGGCTCAGGCGTCTACTTCACGATCGACGACCGGGGCACGCGCAACGTCTACTTCGCCTCGGTCCGGGGCGAGGTGCGGCAGGTCACGCGCGGCGTGCACATGCTGACACTCTCGTCGATTGCCCGCAACGGTATTGCCGTCGGCGTACGCACCAGCTACCATGAGCCGGACGACGTCGTTCGCTTTATGCTGGACCGGCCGGATCAGATCGAACGCCTGACGGCCGTCAACGACGACGTGCTGCAGGACGTAAAGCTGGGCGAGGTCGAGGAAATCTGGTATGCGTCGCGCGACGGCACGCGCATTCAGGGCTGGATCGTCAAGCCGCCGGACTTCGAGCCTTCCCAGAAGTATCCGCTGATCCTGCACATCCACGGCGGCCCCCATGCCATGTACAACGTGGGCTTCAACTATTCCTTCCAGAATTTCGCCGCCAACGGCTACGTTGTGCTCTACACGAACCCGCGCGGAAGCACAGGCTACGGCACCGAATTCGGCGCGGCCATCAGCCAGGCCTATCCGGGCGTGGACCACGAAGACCTGATGGCCGGGGTCGATGCGGTGCTGGCGCGGGGCTACATCGACCCGGATCGGCTGTTCGTGACCGGATGCAGTGGCGGTGGCGTGCTTTCGAGCTGGGCGATCGGCCAGACCGATCGGTTCGCGGCGGCCGCCGTGCGCTGTCCGGTTACCGACTGGATCAGCATGGCCGGCACGACCGACGTTCCGCTGTTCACGTTCAACTGGTTTGACCGGCCGTTCTGGGAGGATCCCTCCGACTGGCTGGCGCGCTCGCCGCTGATGCTGGCCGGCAGGGTGAAAACGCCCACGCTGCTGATGACCGGCGAGCTGGACCTCCGCACGCCGATGAGTCAGACCGAGGAGTACTATGTGGCGCTGAAGATGCGGGGGGTGCCGGTCGTGCTGCTCCGCTTCCATGAAGAGTACCACGGGACAGGTTCGCGGCCGTCCAACTTCATGCGGACGCAGGCCTACATCATGGACTGGTTCGAGAAGAAAGGCCGCATTCCGGGCGTGACCGTCGAGGCGGAGGAGTAG
- a CDS encoding metallophosphoesterase family protein: protein MKILHTADIHLGITTYGRVDPSTGLNSRLQDFRRAFEFMVAQALAEDVDLFLFCGDAFRNPDPSPTEQTIFAECLQPLTERGIPIVLLVGNHDHPVTFGRASSIDIFRYLEGQARVFRRPEVATIQTKSGPLQLIALPWPVRSLLLTREEYRRKSASEVREVIEQLYVEYVQKAVERLDPSLPTVLAGHFSVQGAELSGSERTSLIAHEPKFTVGQLALPPIDYVALGHIHRHQNLNPDGIPVVYSSSIERVTFREADDPKGFVLVEIQSNGTRKQTHYRFVETPARRFVDLHIDARDSDEPTERILSAIARTPVADAIVRVRYQVDEDQVARVDVRRIREALRTAAHIAGVERTVTPVVRERRTIVERDSSLREALSRYIDQHEKLHPLREQLIEAALALEARLEAERLPE from the coding sequence ATGAAGATCCTGCACACGGCTGACATCCACCTGGGCATCACCACCTACGGCCGCGTCGATCCATCGACGGGGCTTAACTCGCGGCTGCAGGACTTCCGCCGCGCCTTCGAGTTCATGGTGGCGCAGGCGCTCGCCGAAGATGTCGATCTGTTTCTGTTCTGCGGCGACGCCTTCCGGAATCCCGATCCCTCCCCGACCGAGCAGACGATCTTTGCCGAGTGCCTGCAGCCGCTGACCGAGCGCGGCATCCCGATCGTCCTGCTGGTGGGCAACCACGACCACCCGGTCACCTTTGGCCGCGCCTCGTCGATCGACATCTTCCGCTATCTGGAAGGCCAGGCCCGCGTCTTCCGACGGCCCGAAGTGGCCACCATCCAGACGAAAAGCGGGCCGCTCCAGCTCATCGCCCTGCCCTGGCCGGTACGGAGCCTGCTGCTGACCCGCGAGGAATATCGCCGGAAATCGGCGTCCGAGGTGCGCGAGGTGATCGAGCAGCTCTACGTCGAATACGTACAGAAGGCGGTCGAGCGGCTCGATCCGTCGCTGCCCACCGTGCTGGCCGGACACTTCAGCGTGCAGGGCGCCGAGCTTTCCGGCTCGGAGCGCACCAGCCTGATCGCCCACGAGCCGAAGTTCACCGTGGGTCAGCTGGCGCTGCCGCCTATCGACTACGTGGCGCTGGGCCACATTCACCGGCATCAGAACCTCAATCCCGACGGCATCCCGGTCGTCTACAGCAGCAGCATCGAGCGCGTCACGTTCCGCGAAGCAGATGACCCGAAAGGCTTCGTGCTGGTGGAAATTCAGTCCAACGGCACGCGCAAGCAGACGCACTACCGCTTCGTGGAGACGCCCGCCCGCCGCTTCGTGGACCTGCACATAGACGCCCGCGACAGCGACGAACCCACCGAACGCATCCTGAGCGCCATCGCTCGCACTCCGGTGGCCGACGCCATCGTGCGCGTGCGCTACCAGGTGGACGAAGACCAGGTGGCCCGCGTCGACGTGCGCCGCATCCGCGAGGCGCTGCGCACGGCCGCCCACATTGCCGGCGTCGAGCGCACCGTCACGCCCGTGGTGCGCGAGCGCCGCACGATCGTCGAGCGCGACAGCTCGCTGCGCGAGGCGCTCTCGCGCTACATCGACCAGCACGAAAAGCTGCACCCGCTGCGCGAGCAGCTCATCGAAGCGGCGCTGGCGCTCGAAGCCCGCCTCGAAGCCGAGCGCCTGCCCGAGTAA